The genomic window ATTACAGAAACCCCTGAATCTAAAATTAAAGAATCAGATAAAACTTTCACCCTATTGCTATCATGCCAATTTCCTAAAGTTCTAAAGAACACTTCTGAATCTAAAATCTCTCTAATGCCATTTTTGAAATAAGGAAAAATATAATTATTCATAACAGGATATTCTTGTCCAGCAATCAAAGCAACATTTTTATTTGACAAATTAGAACCCTTTAAAAATAAACCCACGTAATAACCCAATATGTAAGCTTCTTCTGCAACATTATAAGAGAGTGAATACACTTGGGGATTAGTATTCTTAACTAAAGAATCAAAAAGCAAAAATTTAGTATAAGGATAATTTTGGGAAACCTTATCAATAATTCCTTGCATTACATTATTTGCCGTTATCAAAAAATCATAATTTTTAGAATTTAATAATTTTTCAAGTAATTCTATCCATTCATGCTGATTAAATCCAGCTTCAAATAACTTAATCTCAATATCACTTCTATTTTTTTTAAATTCAATCAAAAAATCATACATTACTTTATAAGAAGGCGAACCACTAATGACCCCGGGAATAAACAATGCAATTTTTATATTAGATGAAGACTTAAGCTCTTTAATTTTAAAGAAATTAATATAAACAAATAAAAATAAACAAATTAGTGAAATAAAAATCCAAAAGATTCTAAAAAAAAGAACTCTACGCACAGCAATAAAACACCTTTTTCTCATAAATTGAAATCAATCTTGATACTATGAGAACAAAATGGCATAAAATCAAAAACCTAAAATTCACAACACACCAACTTTTTCAAAAAAGTTTCTTTGTAAAAAGATATCATAAAAGACTCTATCACGTCCAATTTTAATACGGTTTTGATTAAATTTGATTAAAAACATAAGCTCTAGGTCAATATAACAAAAAATTAATGCAAGAAATAGTCCAAATTAAATTAAAATTACTAACCTTTAATAATGAATTTTCAAAATTCAAATACTTAAAAACAAGCATTATCATAATCACCTAGAATTCGTGATAAAACACTTAATAATTAATAAACTGAGCATCTCTCCCAAAAAATTGCACACAATAATGTTAAAACCTAACAAGCATTTATATCTTTAATAAATTTTAGTAAATTTCACCTCTAATTTTTTGTTTTGAAAAAAATCATTCATCAAAATCAAAACTCTCTAGGCTTTAACAAATAAAATTCATTAACACGTAAATTACTAGGAATATCACCATTTGTGCGAACTAAATACATCTTAAAAGAATGAATGGTTTTAAAAAACTTCTTTATTAGGGCAGATCGATTTTTTTTATAATCTTCTAAAAATTTTAAAATAAAGCCATGGGAGCTCAATCTATCAAACACATCAGAAGAATGCTTAACAATATTTTCTATAAAAAAAAACACATTGGCCAAATAAATAAAATTATTAAAAAGAATACCTATTCTACCTCTTAGATAATTGACATAATTTATCATGTCAACTCTATTTCCTAAGGTATAATTTTTATCCTCTAAACTCCACTTTGAATATATGGCATTAAATTTAGGATCTCTTACCAGAGAATCATATACAAAATCAAATCTAAAACTATCTTCAACATATTTTGAGAATATGTAAGTTGAACGCCTATTATTTAGAGAAATAAAATTCTTACGAGACATCTCTCTCAGATTTTGAATTACATTTTGCGACACAGAATCACTGGTTTTATATAAAAAAGAATTATCATCCCAAAGTAAAATACTAGTACCTGCTGAAATCCAATATTCATCCTTGTTATAATGCTTAAGAACACCATCAAAAACACTAACAAAATAATTATTAAAATATTCACAATTTACATAAAATTTTGCTGGAGCAACAGTCATAAAAAAATAATTATTTACATCAACAGAAAATGAGGAACCTTGAACAACCTCATAAATAGCCACTTCTAAACTTCCCTTAAATAAATATATCTTCGCATCCTGCATATCCTTAAGAGAAGAATAACAAACAAGACTATGCGTGTTAGAATACAAGGTTAAATCTGATGTAATACCATTTATTCCATATAAACCTATTTTAAGCTTAGAATTATCTCCCACTTCAATAAAATCATATTCAAAAATTTCATCTCCCAAATTTAATTTGACAGGAACAGCATTTCTTACAACATTAATCTGCCCTTCTATTTCTTTAATAGACGCTACTTGAGAGAATAATGCCACTTGCAAGAATAAAAGCACAAGGATAATAATATATGATTTCAAAATCAAATTTTCCTTCTTTATAAAATCTTATAAGCTTAATTATATCTTTTTTAAAAAGATTTGCTAACTTCAATAAAAATGAAAAATAAGCTATACTTTTTAAAAAGTATAAAATAATATTTTATACTAATGCCTGTTCTTTTAAAGAATCTAAGGCATAATAAAAGCTACAGTTTATGTAGCCTGCTAATTTTATGTCAAAAGGATGTACTTATGATGAAAAAAAATAAATTATTATTTCTAATATTATCTATGTTTGCTTTTTCCCTAATTTCATGTGAAACCCCGCCAGAAGAGAGAACATGTGGAGATGCTAAGATTTTAAAATCACATAAAAGCAAGGGTTAGAGTATTGATACAGTAAAAATAAAACGCAATATAGCAGCAAAAAAATTGTATAATGTCAAATTGTGTAATAATATACTAATTATAGGCTTTATGCAAAGATAAAAGAATTGATGTCTAAAAAGCAAAGTTCTTAATTTTATGCAATCAATATCACATAAGAAGGATGTATTTATGATAAAAAAAAGCAAGTTATTATTTTTAATGTTATCCGTATTTGCTCTTTCCCTGATTTCATGTGAAACCCCGCCAGAAGATACAAAGAGTGCAAACTCTAAAATCTTAATTAAGGAAACTGGAGATATAAAAAAAGACATTGAAGAGATGAAAAACGGTGTCATAAGAGAGCGGGGCAATCTTTTCTACTCTAAAGAATTTAATGAAGCTGAAAAGATTGAAAGAGATATGAAAGCAAAATTTGCAAAGGGGATGATCAAACAAGGCAATGAAGTTGCACTAAAAGCATTAGAAAGGTACAGAAATATCGTAAGAGATGTAACGGAAAAAAAAGAAAAAATAAACTACTTGAAAGAAAATATTGAAAAATATTTGAATGATGCTGAAGTTAATGAAGCATACATATGGATCCCATTAGAAATCGATGAAGTAAATAACTTATATTTTGAAGCAACAAGAAAATACAAAATGTATGACATCGAAAGTTCTCTTGGAATGTACAGTAAAACATTTAATAAGGCACAACAAACTGCTAAGAAGGCAAAAGAAGCAAGGGCTCTTAAGGAAACGGAAGAGAGAATGTATAAACAATTAAAAGCACTGGAAGCTGCTTCCGAGCTCCCCATTTACAGCAACAATAGGCTCATTAAACCATCACCATGGAATGGAAGAGCTCTACTTAAGGATAAAGGCGAACGCATAAACCTTCTAGACTCACAAGGCAAGCCTTACTTACTTGGACAAATGGATGCATTAGTACTTGCTTATGAAGAGAAAGCTGAAAACGTAGAAAAATCAGACTCAAATAAATTTAAAACACTTCAGCTCATTGAAAAAGCCAGACAACTATGGGAACAAGGACTTGAGGCTAAGAGTCTTAATAATCTTAGACTTGCAAATGAATTATTTTTAGATTCTGCAAGATACCTAAAGGCTTATCAAAGTCACTCAAGCAAGGAACTATATATAGTTAAAATTGGAAATACCTTATGGGGCATTTCTAAGAAATTGTATAACGACCCTTACTTATGGCCAAAAATTTGGTTTGCCAACAGACAAAAAATTCAGAATCCAGATTTAATACATGCAAATTGGAAGATAATAATTCCTTCTAAATAAAACAAAAAAAGAAAACAAGCATAAGCTTGTTTTCTTTTTTTATATATAATAAAATCAATTTAAATAACTTTTTTACAAAATAAGAGCATAAAAAATGAAAAAATTAGTACTAACAAGCATCCTATTCTTTTCCTGCTATACAGCAGCACACTTAGACAAACAACTCACAAAAGAAACTCCTTACAGCATTTACTTAAGAAAAGCTCAACAAGCAACAAATGTTAACGATTATCAATCTGCTTTAAAGATATACGAAAAAATGATTGAAAATTACAAAGAAAATAAAAGTATCGTCGCCATTGGAAAGTATGAAATCGCATTCATATATTATATTAATAATAAAAAAGAAACGGCAAAAAAGCTATTTGAAGAACTAATACAATCTAATGTACAAACACCTAAGTGGATTATCCCCTTATCTCAAAGGATAATGGAAAAGATAGAAATTTAAAAATAAATCACAACTTGCAATTAATGAAAAAACACTACGCTAATTAAGTAATATTCCATAAATTATAATATCTTTTTCCTTAGCTGCTCTAATAACATCCTCATAAACTATAGGCCCTCGGGGATACTCATGGGGAGGTGCATTACCCAAAACGATAATAAACCTACTATCTGCTCTCCAATCAAATTGGGTAACAGCAGAATTAATTCCCTCAAATACTGCCTCGGGATAATCTCCTCCTCCACCCACATTAATACCTTCAAAAACATTACTTAAATACTCCCTACTATTAAAATCAAAAGATCTTGTCAAAAAATCTTCAAGATAATCTTTATAAAACACAAAACCTACTCTATAAGATCTAAATTGATTTAGCTGGGGTTCTATCATATCCAAAAGGTGTTCTCTTAAAATCTCAATATGATTCTTCATGCTATCAGTCACATCAATAACAAAAACAAGATCTAAATCAGCAAGTGGCTCTTCTGATTTTTTGAGAATATCTTTTATTTTATCAACAATATCAAGCCCCTTCTTTGCAACAATAACATCATCCGCAAACCTAGCAAATTCTTCTCTTAAGCCATTATTTTCAATTGGACCTGTGCCTTCTAGCTGAATGTCTCCAAAGAATAACTCATAAGCATTATCTTTATACTGACCTAAATAATCATTATATTTCCTCTCAAAAGTTCGAATTGAAAACCAAAAAGGCTCTTTCTGTCTCTTTAAAACCTCTAAATCAATATCACCACTTCTTGTTGAAAAATTAGGAAAACCGTATCTCAATTTCTTAGGTATTAATATATGAAAAGCTTGTCCAAATCTTCTATTTTGGATAGGCGTAGAAGATGTCAATGATAAAAGACGTCTATTTTGAATAACTCTACCATTCAAAATTCTAATCTCATCCCCATTAACACTATTATACTCTAATGTTCTAAATGAATAAGTAGAGACATCTTTGCTCCTATCTGGAACTTCAAAAGATTCAGTTAAAATCACCGATTTAATATCTGGCTTTTTTCTAATAAAAAGATGAAAACCATCCTCATGAGCCTCAACATACACATCATCAATATTAATACTTAAGTGATCATTCATTGAAGAAAATAAATTAAATACAATAAATAAGGAAATAATAAAGTAAACTTTTTTCATATAAATCCTTACAACCTTATATGCCTGTTAAGCTAATAAACTTTAAAAAATCTAAAGATTATCAGCCAAATTATCATAAAACAATACTTTAGAACCAATAAAATCATTCTTAAAAATACTTCTAAGGTTTAAACTAGCCAGATCTCTCTTAACATTCTTCACCATATCATCATCACGGTTCAATAGATCAAACATTCTAGAAGATTCAGTCAAATTTGCAATTCCTGAATCAAAAAGATCATTATCTCTAACAATACCAGATTCAACCCTATCACCAAAAGATGCTCTTATCTCAACAACGCCAAGATTATTGTAAATCTCAATTTTCTTTATCAATAAAGCTCTATGATGATCATTTCCTTTAGGCTTAAACCCTAAAATGCTAGATTTTTCTGATTCTAAATTCTGCAATACTCTTAAATAATAACTCCTAGCAGCCTCAAAATTACCCATTTTATAAAGAACAGATGCAATTGAATTTAAAACTTTATTACTATTTGCAAATCCAGACATATCTTCAACTTTAAAAAAATAAACTAATGCATCTTTATAATTATTCTCCTTATAATTAAGCAACGCTAATTTATAATAAACATTTGGAGAATTAACCCCTTCATTTATTGCCATCTTATAAGAAGATATAGCTGATTTAAAACCATTGAAAGTCCTAAGAATATCCCCCTGCTTTTCATAAATTAAAGCAAGCTCCCTGGAGCCTTTAACAAGACCATTTCTTTTATAAAAATCATACTCATTTAAAGCCAGACTAACAATATTACTTGCTTTAAGAGAATCATTTCCTTTCTCATAAATATCTGACAAAATTCTATAAGCAATAATCTTTTCAGAGGAGTTCTCAATTAAATCTTCCTGTCTAAAGCTATTTAATGCTGTTAATAAATATCCTTCGGCTTTTTTAAGATCGCCCATATAATAAAAATATCTACCACTCTCAAAAAGAGCCTTATTGTAGTCAGGATTTTTGAACAAAATTCTTCTAAGAATATACTCAATCTCTGAATTAAGATTAATATCATTTAAAGTATCAGAAACACTCCTCCCATTACCCGCCTTAAAACTGGAAAATTCTTTATTAAGTAAGTTCATTTGAGCACTTAAATATTTAAGATTTCTAGAGA from Borrelia hermsii DAH includes these protein-coding regions:
- a CDS encoding BMP family ABC transporter substrate-binding protein produces the protein MRRVLFFRIFWIFISLICLFLFVYINFFKIKELKSSSNIKIALFIPGVISGSPSYKVMYDFLIEFKKNRSDIEIKLFEAGFNQHEWIELLEKLLNSKNYDFLITANNVMQGIIDKVSQNYPYTKFLLFDSLVKNTNPQVYSLSYNVAEEAYILGYYVGLFLKGSNLSNKNVALIAGQEYPVMNNYIFPYFKNGIREILDSEVFFRTLGNWHDSNRVKVLSDSLILDSGVSVILPIVGTAIKGVLSSVREHGVFAVLFDDEDYLDNKDNVIGSGITNQRFYLEKVLDKALKGEIRYGTYKVLGFKERGVLFNLLNKFYVEKTDLKLKERLEEKMREMNDTEIEIDLE
- a CDS encoding LysM peptidoglycan-binding domain-containing protein, encoding MIKKSKLLFLMLSVFALSLISCETPPEDTKSANSKILIKETGDIKKDIEEMKNGVIRERGNLFYSKEFNEAEKIERDMKAKFAKGMIKQGNEVALKALERYRNIVRDVTEKKEKINYLKENIEKYLNDAEVNEAYIWIPLEIDEVNNLYFEATRKYKMYDIESSLGMYSKTFNKAQQTAKKAKEARALKETEERMYKQLKALEAASELPIYSNNRLIKPSPWNGRALLKDKGERINLLDSQGKPYLLGQMDALVLAYEEKAENVEKSDSNKFKTLQLIEKARQLWEQGLEAKSLNNLRLANELFLDSARYLKAYQSHSSKELYIVKIGNTLWGISKKLYNDPYLWPKIWFANRQKIQNPDLIHANWKIIIPSK
- a CDS encoding tetratricopeptide repeat protein; its protein translation is MKKLVLTSILFFSCYTAAHLDKQLTKETPYSIYLRKAQQATNVNDYQSALKIYEKMIENYKENKSIVAIGKYEIAFIYYINNKKETAKKLFEELIQSNVQTPKWIIPLSQRIMEKIEI
- a CDS encoding VWA domain-containing protein, translated to MKKVYFIISLFIVFNLFSSMNDHLSINIDDVYVEAHEDGFHLFIRKKPDIKSVILTESFEVPDRSKDVSTYSFRTLEYNSVNGDEIRILNGRVIQNRRLLSLTSSTPIQNRRFGQAFHILIPKKLRYGFPNFSTRSGDIDLEVLKRQKEPFWFSIRTFERKYNDYLGQYKDNAYELFFGDIQLEGTGPIENNGLREEFARFADDVIVAKKGLDIVDKIKDILKKSEEPLADLDLVFVIDVTDSMKNHIEILREHLLDMIEPQLNQFRSYRVGFVFYKDYLEDFLTRSFDFNSREYLSNVFEGINVGGGGDYPEAVFEGINSAVTQFDWRADSRFIIVLGNAPPHEYPRGPIVYEDVIRAAKEKDIIIYGILLN